One region of Sphingomonas adhaesiva genomic DNA includes:
- the trbG gene encoding P-type conjugative transfer protein TrbG: MLAGCATTQKPPEISYDAEVPPLPPVPMLAVPSRPRPLHVPPPWTPARGGQAAGTSTARVENANAAARVQPRREGYYNAIQVYPWSEGALYQVYAAVGQITDIALEPGESLTGAGPIAAGDTARWIIGDTESGAGDTRRVHVLVKPTRADLSTNLVITTDRRLYLIELHAGERPYMPSVAWSYPVPPPSQQAAVPTTPIIPAAAERTYRYALTGDAPPWRPIAVYDDGRRVYVEFPRGIVQGEMPPLFVVGSEGEPEIVNSRVHRNVLIVDRLFGAAELRLGKGDRQQTVRILRTDGRPSS, translated from the coding sequence ATGCTCGCCGGTTGCGCCACGACGCAAAAGCCGCCCGAGATCAGCTACGATGCCGAGGTGCCGCCGCTGCCGCCCGTGCCGATGCTCGCCGTACCATCGCGGCCCCGGCCGTTGCATGTCCCGCCGCCGTGGACGCCGGCACGGGGCGGACAAGCTGCCGGAACCTCGACCGCGCGCGTCGAGAACGCCAACGCCGCCGCCCGCGTCCAGCCGCGCCGCGAAGGCTATTACAACGCTATCCAGGTCTATCCGTGGAGCGAGGGCGCGCTCTACCAGGTCTACGCCGCAGTCGGGCAGATCACCGACATCGCGCTCGAACCGGGCGAGAGCCTCACCGGCGCCGGTCCGATCGCGGCGGGCGACACCGCGCGATGGATCATCGGCGACACCGAGAGCGGCGCGGGTGACACCCGCCGCGTCCACGTCCTCGTCAAGCCGACGCGGGCGGACCTTTCCACCAACCTCGTCATCACCACCGACCGGCGTCTTTATCTGATCGAGCTGCACGCGGGCGAACGGCCCTACATGCCCTCGGTCGCGTGGAGCTATCCGGTCCCGCCGCCTTCGCAACAAGCCGCTGTGCCAACCACGCCGATCATACCGGCCGCCGCCGAGCGCACCTATCGCTACGCCCTGACCGGCGACGCTCCGCCGTGGCGACCGATCGCGGTCTACGACGACGGGCGGCGCGTCTACGTCGAGTTCCCGCGCGGCATCGTCCAGGGCGAGATGCCGCCGCTGTTCGTCGTCGGCTCCGAAGGCGAGCCGGAGATCGTCAACAGCCGCGTCCACCGCAATGTGCTCATCGTCGACCGCCTGTTCGGCGCCGCCGAGCTGCGCCTCGGCAAGGGCGACCGCCAGCAGACCGTCCGCATCCTCCGCACCGATGGGAGGCCGTCATCATGA
- the trbL gene encoding P-type conjugative transfer protein TrbL, which produces MGSTGVIDSFLGVFTRYIDSGFGLLGGEVAFIATTLIVIDVTLAALFWSMGGEDDIVGRLIKKTLFVGVFAYIIGNWNNLARIVFDSFAGLGLKASGTGFSAADLMRPGKVAQTGLDAGRPLLDSISGLMGYWSFFENFIQIACLLFAWALILLAFFILAVQLFVTLIEFKLTTLAGFVLIPFGLFGKTAFMAERVLGNVISSGIKVLVLAVIVGIGSTLFSQFTAGFGGRTPTIDDAMAIVLAALSLLGLGIFGPGIANGLVSGGPQLGAGAAIGTGLAAGGMVAAGGAAIGAVASGGAALAGGAAAAARGGAALAGGASTAYQAGAAGQSGMAGVASGLGNVASAGGKAAVSPLKRAAGRAADSLRSSFQSGSRAVSGDAAPGDDGAAPATPTAGTQPAWAKRMKRSQQLTHGVQAAAHAVRSGDAHGGGSSISLDQGDRR; this is translated from the coding sequence ATGGGCAGCACCGGCGTCATCGACAGCTTCCTCGGCGTCTTCACCCGCTACATCGACTCAGGCTTCGGTCTGCTCGGCGGCGAGGTCGCCTTCATCGCCACCACGCTGATCGTCATCGACGTGACACTGGCCGCGCTGTTCTGGTCGATGGGCGGCGAGGACGACATCGTCGGCCGCCTCATCAAGAAAACGCTGTTCGTCGGCGTGTTCGCGTACATCATCGGCAACTGGAACAATCTCGCCCGGATCGTCTTCGACAGCTTCGCCGGGCTGGGGCTCAAGGCATCCGGCACCGGCTTCTCCGCCGCCGACCTCATGCGGCCCGGCAAGGTGGCGCAGACCGGCCTCGATGCCGGACGGCCGCTGCTCGACTCGATCTCCGGGCTGATGGGCTATTGGTCGTTCTTCGAGAACTTCATCCAGATCGCCTGCCTGCTCTTCGCATGGGCGCTGATCCTGCTCGCCTTCTTCATTCTCGCCGTCCAGCTTTTCGTCACGCTGATCGAGTTCAAGCTGACGACGCTCGCCGGCTTCGTGCTCATCCCGTTCGGCCTGTTCGGCAAGACCGCCTTCATGGCCGAGCGCGTCCTCGGCAACGTCATCTCGTCCGGCATCAAGGTGCTCGTGCTCGCCGTCATCGTCGGGATCGGATCGACCTTGTTCTCGCAGTTCACCGCCGGCTTCGGCGGGCGGACGCCGACCATCGACGACGCGATGGCGATCGTGCTCGCCGCGCTGTCGCTGCTGGGCCTCGGCATCTTCGGTCCCGGCATCGCCAACGGTCTCGTCTCCGGCGGTCCACAGCTCGGCGCGGGTGCTGCGATCGGCACCGGGCTGGCGGCCGGCGGCATGGTCGCCGCCGGTGGCGCCGCGATTGGCGCGGTCGCGTCCGGCGGCGCTGCGCTGGCGGGTGGTGCCGCCGCTGCTGCCCGTGGCGGAGCGGCGCTCGCCGGTGGCGCATCCACCGCCTATCAGGCCGGTGCGGCTGGACAGTCCGGCATGGCCGGCGTCGCTTCCGGTCTCGGCAACGTGGCCAGCGCGGGCGGAAAGGCGGCCGTCTCGCCGCTGAAGCGCGCCGCCGGCCGTGCGGCCGACAGCCTCCGGTCCAGCTTCCAGTCCGGTAGCCGTGCCGTGAGCGGCGACGCCGCGCCGGGCGATGACGGCGCGGCTCCTGCAACTCCAACGGCGGGAACCCAACCCGCATGGGCGAAGCGCATGAAGCGCTCCCAGCAGCTCACCCACGGTGTCCAGGCCGCCGCGCACGCCGTGCGATCCGGCGACGCGCATGGCGGCGGCTCTTCCATCTCCCTCGACCAAGGCGACCGCCGATGA
- the trbF gene encoding conjugal transfer protein TrbF: MFKRPAAHYGKTPQPETPYQRAAQVWDDRIGSARVQARNWRLMAFGSLALSAGLSTALVWQGASGSIVPWVVQVDKLGQAQAVAPASEGYRPTDPQIAFHLARFVEEVRSIPADAIVVRQNWLRAYDFTTATGAQALNDYARANDPFAKVGKQQIAVDVSSVIRASPDSFRVAWTERRYQDGSLAETSRWTAILTVVVQPPRDAEALRKNPLGIYVNAINWSKELGQ; the protein is encoded by the coding sequence ATCTTCAAACGACCCGCCGCGCATTACGGCAAGACCCCGCAGCCCGAGACCCCCTACCAGCGCGCCGCCCAGGTGTGGGACGACCGCATCGGCTCGGCCCGCGTCCAGGCGCGCAACTGGCGGCTGATGGCGTTCGGCTCGCTGGCGCTGTCCGCCGGTCTGTCGACCGCGCTGGTCTGGCAGGGTGCCAGTGGCTCGATCGTGCCGTGGGTGGTGCAGGTCGACAAGCTCGGTCAGGCGCAGGCCGTGGCACCCGCCAGCGAAGGCTACCGCCCGACCGATCCGCAGATCGCGTTCCACCTCGCGCGGTTCGTCGAGGAGGTCCGCAGCATCCCGGCAGATGCGATCGTCGTGCGGCAGAACTGGCTGCGCGCCTACGACTTCACGACCGCGACCGGCGCGCAGGCGCTCAACGACTATGCCCGCGCCAACGACCCGTTCGCGAAGGTCGGCAAGCAGCAGATCGCCGTCGACGTGTCGTCGGTCATCCGCGCCTCGCCGGACTCTTTCCGCGTCGCTTGGACCGAGCGGCGCTACCAGGACGGCAGTCTCGCCGAGACCTCCCGCTGGACCGCGATCCTCACCGTCGTCGTCCAGCCGCCGCGTGATGCCGAGGCGCTGCGCAAGAACCCACTTGGCATCTACGTCAACGCGATCAACTGGTCGAAGGAGCTGGGCCAGTGA
- a CDS encoding HVO_A0114 family putative DNA-binding protein translates to MTTLTIGIADTDEMKARGKRIMRGEEQPARGEPAVWFGSTESFARILSAANRDMLRLIAEREPESLDALVALTGRAKPNLSRTLKAMIAHGIVRMERSGRKLAPKVIPDRVVLTLELTSTSDKQGDRP, encoded by the coding sequence GTGACGACGCTGACGATCGGCATCGCCGACACCGACGAGATGAAGGCGCGGGGCAAGCGCATCATGCGCGGCGAAGAGCAGCCGGCGCGGGGCGAGCCGGCGGTCTGGTTCGGCTCGACCGAATCCTTCGCGCGCATCCTTTCCGCCGCCAACCGCGACATGCTCCGCCTCATCGCCGAACGCGAGCCGGAGTCGCTCGACGCGCTCGTCGCGTTGACCGGGCGCGCCAAGCCCAACCTGTCGCGGACGCTGAAAGCCATGATCGCCCACGGCATCGTCCGCATGGAACGCAGCGGGCGCAAGCTCGCCCCCAAGGTCATCCCCGACCGCGTCGTGCTGACGCTGGAACTGACCTCGACATCCGACAAGCAAGGAGACCGGCCGTGA
- the trbE gene encoding conjugal transfer protein TrbE, with product MMNLAEYRRTAARLADFLPWVALVGSGVVLNKDGSFQRTARFSGPDLDSAVPAELVAVAGRLNNAFRRLGSGWAIFVEAQRHPAATYPTSTFPDAASALVDAERKADFEEAGSHFESSYFLTFTFLPPAEDAARAEGWLYEGREQKGIDPQELAAGFVDRTDRILRLVETFMPACRWLDDAETLTYLHACVSTHRHRVRVPETPMYLDALLADQPLTGGLEPMLGDRHLRVLTITGFPTATTPGLLDELNRLAFPYRWSTRAILLDKTDATKLLTKIRRQWFAKRKSVAAILKEVMTNEQSVLVDTDASNKAADADMALQELGADHAGIAYVTATVTVWDADPRIADEKLRLVEKVVQGRDFTAMAETINAVDAWLGSLPGHVYANVRQPPISTLNLAHMIPLSAVWAGPERDEHFDAPPLLYGRTEGSTPFRLSLHVGDVGHTLVVGPTGAGKSVLLALMALQFRRYAGAQMFAFDFGGSIRAAALAMGGDWHDLGGGLTEGSDASVSLQPLARIEQTAERAWAADWLVAILTREGVAITPEVKEHLWTALSSLASAPVEERTVTGLAVLLQSNDLKQALRPYCIGGAWGRLLDAEHEHLGSATVQAFETEGLIGTDAAPAVLAYLFHRIEDRLDGAPTLIIVDEGWLALDDEGFAGQLREWLKTLRKKNASVIFATQSLSDIDGSAIAPAIIESCQTRLLLPNERAIEPQITAIYRRFGLNDRQIEILARATPKRDYYCQSRHGNRLFELGLSDVALVLCAASSRIDQQAIAAIVAEHSRAGFLAAWLRHRGVGWAADLIPDLTNLETSS from the coding sequence ATGATGAACCTCGCGGAATATCGCCGCACCGCCGCGCGCCTCGCCGACTTCCTGCCTTGGGTGGCGCTGGTCGGCTCGGGCGTCGTCCTCAACAAGGACGGCAGCTTCCAGCGCACCGCGCGCTTTAGCGGTCCCGACCTCGACAGCGCGGTGCCCGCCGAGCTGGTCGCGGTCGCTGGCCGTCTCAACAACGCCTTCCGCCGTCTCGGCTCGGGCTGGGCGATCTTCGTCGAGGCGCAGCGCCATCCCGCCGCAACCTATCCGACGAGCACATTCCCCGATGCCGCGTCCGCGCTGGTCGATGCGGAGCGCAAGGCCGACTTCGAGGAAGCCGGCAGTCACTTCGAGTCCAGCTACTTCCTGACCTTCACCTTCCTGCCGCCGGCCGAGGATGCCGCGCGAGCCGAGGGCTGGCTCTACGAGGGCCGCGAGCAAAAGGGCATCGACCCGCAGGAGCTGGCCGCCGGATTCGTCGATCGCACCGACCGCATCCTGCGGCTCGTCGAGACCTTCATGCCAGCGTGCCGCTGGCTGGATGACGCCGAGACGCTCACCTACCTCCACGCCTGCGTTTCGACCCACCGGCACCGTGTCCGCGTGCCCGAGACGCCGATGTATCTCGACGCGCTGCTCGCCGACCAGCCGCTGACCGGCGGACTGGAGCCGATGCTGGGCGACCGGCATCTCCGCGTCCTCACCATCACCGGCTTTCCGACCGCGACCACGCCGGGGCTGCTCGACGAGCTGAACCGGCTGGCCTTCCCATACCGCTGGTCGACCCGCGCGATCCTCCTCGACAAGACCGACGCCACGAAGCTGCTGACGAAGATCAGGCGGCAGTGGTTCGCGAAGCGCAAGTCGGTCGCCGCGATCCTGAAGGAGGTGATGACCAACGAACAATCGGTGCTGGTCGATACCGATGCGTCGAACAAGGCGGCGGACGCCGACATGGCGTTGCAGGAACTTGGCGCCGACCATGCCGGCATCGCCTACGTCACCGCGACGGTGACGGTGTGGGACGCCGATCCGCGCATCGCCGACGAGAAGCTGCGGCTGGTCGAGAAGGTCGTGCAGGGTCGCGACTTCACCGCGATGGCCGAGACGATCAATGCGGTGGACGCTTGGCTCGGTAGCTTGCCGGGGCACGTCTACGCCAACGTCCGGCAGCCGCCGATCTCGACGCTCAACCTCGCCCATATGATCCCTCTGTCGGCAGTCTGGGCGGGACCGGAGCGCGACGAGCATTTCGACGCGCCGCCGCTGCTGTACGGCCGGACAGAAGGTTCGACGCCGTTCCGGCTGTCGCTGCATGTCGGCGATGTCGGGCATACCCTCGTCGTCGGCCCGACCGGCGCGGGCAAGTCGGTGCTGCTCGCGCTGATGGCGTTGCAGTTTCGCCGGTATGCGGGCGCGCAGATGTTCGCCTTCGACTTCGGTGGCTCGATCCGGGCCGCCGCGCTGGCAATGGGCGGCGACTGGCACGATCTCGGCGGCGGACTGACCGAAGGCAGCGACGCCAGCGTGTCGCTCCAGCCGCTGGCTCGCATCGAACAGACCGCCGAACGCGCATGGGCGGCCGATTGGCTCGTCGCGATCTTGACCCGCGAAGGTGTGGCGATCACGCCGGAGGTGAAGGAGCATCTCTGGACCGCGCTGTCGTCGCTGGCCTCCGCACCGGTCGAGGAGCGGACGGTCACCGGCCTCGCGGTGCTGCTCCAATCGAACGACCTGAAGCAGGCGCTGCGGCCCTATTGCATTGGCGGCGCGTGGGGCCGGCTGCTCGACGCCGAGCACGAACATCTCGGCAGCGCGACTGTCCAGGCGTTCGAGACCGAGGGGCTGATCGGCACCGACGCCGCGCCCGCCGTGCTCGCCTACCTGTTCCACCGGATCGAGGACAGGCTCGACGGTGCGCCGACGCTTATCATCGTCGACGAGGGGTGGCTCGCGCTCGACGACGAGGGCTTCGCCGGCCAGCTCCGAGAATGGCTGAAGACGCTGCGCAAGAAGAACGCCTCCGTCATCTTCGCCACGCAATCGCTCAGCGACATCGACGGCAGCGCCATCGCGCCCGCCATCATCGAGAGTTGCCAGACCCGGCTGCTTCTGCCCAACGAGCGCGCGATCGAGCCGCAGATCACCGCCATCTACCGGCGGTTCGGTCTCAACGACCGGCAGATCGAGATCCTCGCGCGGGCGACGCCCAAGCGCGACTACTACTGCCAGTCGCGCCACGGCAACCGGCTGTTCGAGCTGGGCCTGTCCGACGTGGCGCTGGTGCTGTGCGCCGCATCCTCGCGCATCGACCAGCAGGCCATCGCCGCGATCGTCGCCGAGCACAGCCGCGCCGGTTTCCTTGCCGCCTGGCTGCGCCACCGCGGCGTTGGCTGGGCGGCCGACCTGATCCCCGACCTCACCAATCTGGAGACATCATCATGA
- a CDS encoding TrbI/VirB10 family protein: MTGVDPEKSAPSLPEADDDVRPLTGEPVAPMRLRPEPPRVTRLSRKALAVLGSVAGVGLGGALIYALQVQQGGKPAEEVYATDGRSTPDGLNALPKDYTGRVLGPPLPGDLGRPILDAQTRGQPVPVSGIDAPAGPAAPDPEAERRRQELERRRQELEAARTSRVFFQAGAQTAAASGVPGDGMPNLAGMGAPGRTATPTAQDRQLAFLNQPADRRTGAPDRVTAPPSPFVVQAGAVISAALVTGIRSDLPGQIVAQVTENVYDSPTGRLLLIPQGTRLIGQYDSGVGFGQRRVLLAWTRLIFPNGRSIVLERQPGADAQGYAGLEDGVDHHWWDLAKAAGLSTLLSVGAQAGSSGEQGDFVRALRQGASDGISQTGRQVVGRQLDIAPTLAIRPGFPVRVIVTRDLVLEPYRN, from the coding sequence ATGACCGGCGTCGATCCCGAGAAGAGCGCGCCGAGCCTGCCGGAAGCCGACGACGATGTCCGACCGCTGACCGGCGAGCCGGTCGCGCCGATGCGGCTGCGGCCGGAGCCGCCGCGCGTCACCCGACTGTCGCGCAAGGCGCTGGCGGTGCTCGGCAGCGTCGCCGGCGTCGGTCTCGGCGGCGCGCTGATCTACGCGCTCCAAGTCCAGCAAGGCGGTAAACCGGCCGAAGAGGTCTACGCGACCGATGGGCGCTCTACGCCGGACGGCCTCAACGCGCTGCCGAAAGATTACACCGGCCGGGTGCTCGGCCCACCGCTGCCCGGCGATCTCGGCCGCCCGATCCTTGACGCGCAGACCCGCGGCCAGCCCGTACCCGTTTCGGGGATCGACGCGCCTGCTGGACCCGCCGCGCCCGATCCCGAAGCTGAGCGTCGCCGCCAGGAACTGGAACGGCGTCGGCAGGAGCTGGAGGCGGCGCGCACCAGCCGGGTGTTCTTCCAGGCGGGCGCACAGACTGCGGCGGCGAGCGGCGTGCCCGGCGACGGGATGCCGAACCTCGCCGGCATGGGAGCACCCGGCCGGACGGCCACGCCCACCGCGCAAGACCGGCAGCTCGCCTTCCTCAACCAGCCCGCCGACCGGCGCACTGGCGCGCCCGACCGCGTGACGGCACCGCCATCACCTTTCGTCGTGCAGGCCGGCGCGGTGATCTCCGCCGCGCTCGTCACCGGCATCCGCTCGGACCTGCCCGGCCAGATCGTCGCGCAGGTGACCGAGAACGTCTACGACAGCCCGACCGGACGCCTGCTGCTGATCCCGCAGGGCACGCGGCTGATCGGCCAGTACGACAGCGGCGTCGGCTTCGGCCAGCGCCGGGTGCTGCTCGCATGGACGCGGCTGATCTTCCCCAACGGCCGCTCGATTGTGCTGGAGCGCCAGCCCGGTGCCGACGCGCAGGGCTATGCCGGGCTGGAGGACGGCGTTGACCACCACTGGTGGGATCTCGCCAAGGCCGCCGGCCTCTCCACGCTGCTGTCGGTCGGGGCGCAGGCCGGCAGCTCGGGCGAGCAGGGCGACTTCGTTCGCGCGCTGCGCCAGGGCGCGTCGGACGGGATCAGCCAGACCGGCCGGCAGGTGGTCGGCCGCCAGCTCGACATCGCACCGACGTTGGCCATCCGCCCCGGCTTCCCGGTCCGCGTGATCGTCACCCGCGACCTCGTCCTCGAACCTTATCGGAACTGA
- the hspQ gene encoding heat shock protein HspQ, whose product MNRSHPIPSTSIPRSGDGAAVDRDDASANPVAPPVAHARFSIGDVVRHRMLDFRGVVFDVDPVFANSEEWYQAIPESFRPRKDQPFYHLLAENVEATYVAYVSQQNLVHDEDDEPVDHPAIAGLFDRLENGRYGLKREHRH is encoded by the coding sequence ATGAACCGATCGCACCCAATCCCGTCGACCTCGATCCCGCGCAGCGGCGACGGCGCTGCCGTCGATCGCGACGACGCGTCGGCGAATCCGGTGGCGCCGCCGGTGGCGCATGCGCGCTTTTCGATCGGCGACGTCGTGCGGCACCGCATGCTCGACTTCCGCGGTGTGGTGTTCGACGTCGACCCCGTCTTCGCCAATTCCGAGGAATGGTACCAGGCGATCCCGGAGAGCTTCCGCCCGCGCAAGGACCAGCCCTTCTACCATCTGCTCGCGGAGAACGTGGAGGCGACCTATGTCGCCTATGTCAGCCAGCAGAACCTGGTCCATGACGAGGATGACGAGCCGGTCGACCACCCCGCGATCGCCGGCCTGTTCGACCGGCTGGAGAACGGGCGCTACGGGCTGAAGCGCGAGCATCGTCACTGA
- the trbJ gene encoding P-type conjugative transfer protein TrbJ, with amino-acid sequence MTLRRSRAALVAATILSVPLSPMLATPAAAQWTVFDPSNYAQNVLQAARTLQQVNQQITSLQNEATMLVNQARNLASLPYSSLQQLQQNVRRTQALLQQAQNIAFDVRSIDQAFQRQYGSASMSVSDRQLVTDARSRWQNTVGGLQDAMRVQAGVVGNIDTNRAEMANLVTRSQGATGALQATQAGNQLLALQAQQLADLTAMMAANGRAQALSDAERAAAAEQGREQRRRFLAPGAGYQPGNARMFNPGN; translated from the coding sequence ATGACCCTGCGCCGTAGCCGCGCGGCACTCGTCGCCGCGACCATCCTGTCCGTGCCGCTGTCGCCGATGCTGGCGACGCCCGCTGCGGCACAGTGGACGGTGTTCGACCCGTCGAACTACGCGCAGAACGTCCTCCAGGCCGCGCGCACGCTCCAGCAGGTCAACCAACAGATCACCAGCCTCCAGAACGAGGCGACGATGCTGGTCAATCAGGCGCGTAACCTCGCCAGCCTGCCGTACTCCTCGCTCCAGCAGCTCCAGCAGAATGTCCGCCGCACACAGGCGCTACTCCAGCAGGCGCAGAATATTGCCTTCGACGTGCGGTCGATCGACCAGGCGTTCCAGCGGCAATACGGCAGCGCGTCGATGTCGGTGTCCGACAGGCAGCTCGTCACCGACGCGCGGAGCCGATGGCAGAACACGGTCGGTGGCTTGCAGGACGCGATGCGCGTGCAGGCCGGCGTCGTCGGCAATATCGACACCAACCGCGCCGAGATGGCGAACCTCGTAACCCGCAGTCAAGGCGCGACCGGCGCGCTTCAGGCAACGCAGGCCGGCAACCAGCTCCTTGCGCTCCAGGCGCAACAGCTCGCAGACCTCACCGCGATGATGGCCGCGAACGGTCGCGCGCAGGCGCTGTCCGACGCCGAGCGTGCGGCGGCGGCCGAGCAGGGCCGCGAACAGCGCCGCCGCTTCCTCGCGCCGGGCGCAGGCTACCAGCCCGGCAACGCCCGCATGTTCAACCCCGGCAACTGA
- a CDS encoding recombinase family protein → MNAETPVIVQRAALYLRVSTVRQAEHDVSIPDQKRQGEAYCTSRGYRLVDTFVEAGASATNDRRPEFQRMIEAGTSKPAPFDVVVVHSFSRFFRDHFELEFYVRKLAKNGVRLVSITQEMGDDPMHVMMRQIMALFDEYQSKENAKHVLRALKENARQGFWNGSLPPIGYRTVAAEQRGAKTKKKLEIDPLHADTIRLIYRLALGAEADHSQMGVKAIVKHLNARGIFTRDGGRWGIGQVHRILTRRTYIGEHEFNRRSKTKEKKPDAEVVTVEVPPLIERATFDAVQALMKARNQKTALPHRVVIGPTLLTGICFCGNCGGAMTIRTGKGGRYRYYACSIKARQGETGCKGRAIPMDKLDGLVAGHIEDRLLDPERLEELLETILGRREEQSERRRVHIAELNRRAAESELRLKRLYDAIEAGVADLDDPALKERIAGLKVIRDQSRVDADRAQAMLESTGERAITPEMVSRLSQAARERMRLDGGGYRRDHLRALAQRVEVGDDEVRIMGSKSDLLRTLVAAQGGKSAAIGVPSRGPKWRRGWDSNPRYP, encoded by the coding sequence GTGAACGCCGAGACGCCCGTCATCGTCCAGCGCGCCGCGCTCTACCTGCGCGTCTCGACCGTCCGGCAGGCCGAACACGACGTCTCGATCCCGGACCAGAAGCGGCAGGGCGAGGCGTACTGCACCTCGCGCGGTTACCGACTGGTCGACACCTTCGTCGAGGCGGGCGCCTCGGCCACCAACGACCGCCGCCCCGAGTTCCAGCGCATGATCGAGGCGGGCACATCCAAGCCCGCGCCGTTCGATGTCGTCGTGGTCCACTCGTTCAGCCGATTCTTTCGCGATCACTTCGAGCTGGAGTTCTACGTCAGGAAGCTGGCGAAGAACGGCGTGCGCCTCGTCTCGATCACGCAGGAGATGGGTGACGACCCCATGCACGTCATGATGCGCCAGATCATGGCGCTGTTCGACGAGTATCAGTCGAAGGAGAACGCCAAGCACGTCCTGCGCGCCTTGAAGGAGAACGCCCGGCAGGGCTTCTGGAACGGCTCGCTGCCGCCGATCGGCTACCGCACCGTCGCGGCCGAGCAGCGGGGTGCCAAGACCAAGAAGAAGCTTGAGATCGACCCGCTGCACGCCGACACGATTCGCCTGATCTACCGCCTCGCGCTCGGCGCCGAGGCCGATCACAGCCAGATGGGCGTCAAGGCGATCGTCAAGCACCTGAACGCCCGCGGCATCTTCACCCGCGACGGCGGGCGCTGGGGCATCGGCCAGGTCCACCGCATCCTCACGCGCCGCACCTATATCGGCGAGCACGAGTTCAACCGTCGCTCCAAGACCAAGGAGAAGAAGCCCGATGCCGAGGTGGTGACGGTGGAAGTGCCTCCGCTGATCGAGCGCGCGACCTTCGACGCCGTGCAGGCGCTGATGAAGGCGCGCAACCAGAAGACCGCGCTGCCGCACCGCGTCGTCATCGGCCCGACGCTGCTGACCGGCATCTGCTTCTGCGGCAATTGCGGGGGCGCGATGACCATCCGCACCGGCAAGGGCGGGCGCTACCGCTACTATGCCTGCTCGATCAAGGCGCGGCAGGGCGAGACCGGCTGCAAGGGCCGCGCGATCCCGATGGACAAGCTCGACGGCCTCGTTGCCGGCCACATCGAGGACCGGCTGCTCGATCCCGAGCGGCTGGAGGAACTGCTGGAGACGATCCTCGGCCGTCGCGAGGAACAGTCCGAGCGCCGCCGCGTCCACATCGCCGAGCTGAACCGCCGTGCCGCCGAATCGGAGCTGCGCCTCAAGCGCCTCTACGACGCGATCGAGGCGGGCGTCGCTGACCTCGACGACCCGGCGCTGAAGGAGCGCATCGCCGGCCTCAAGGTCATCCGCGACCAGTCGCGCGTCGATGCCGACCGCGCGCAGGCGATGCTGGAGAGCACCGGCGAGCGGGCGATCACGCCGGAGATGGTCAGCCGGCTCTCACAGGCCGCGCGCGAACGGATGCGCCTCGACGGAGGCGGCTATCGGCGGGATCATCTGCGCGCGCTCGCCCAGCGCGTCGAGGTCGGCGACGACGAGGTCCGCATCATGGGATCGAAAAGCGACCTCCTCAGGACGCTCGTGGCAGCGCAGGGAGGGAAATCGGCGGCAATCGGCGTGCCCAGCCGGGGACCGAAGTGGCGGAGAGGGTGGGATTCGAACCCACGGTACCCGTAA
- the trbK-alt gene encoding putative entry exclusion protein TrbK-alt, translated as MEAKTLARIGAAAFAGIAITAAAIEMTREEKPVVPVTVEVTTAPADPMREALARCRFMGEAATSDATCLKTWADNRARFLGTSPASGAR; from the coding sequence ATGGAGGCGAAGACGCTTGCCCGCATCGGTGCCGCCGCGTTCGCCGGCATCGCCATCACCGCCGCCGCGATCGAGATGACGCGCGAGGAGAAACCGGTCGTGCCGGTGACCGTGGAGGTCACCACCGCGCCCGCCGACCCGATGCGCGAGGCGCTTGCACGTTGCCGGTTCATGGGCGAGGCCGCGACAAGCGATGCGACGTGCTTGAAGACGTGGGCCGACAACCGCGCCCGTTTCCTCGGCACGTCGCCCGCGTCCGGGGCGCGCTGA
- a CDS encoding DUF2274 domain-containing protein: MTKLKLGPIADDKPVKVTLELPAHLHRDLTAYADVLARESGQPAADPTRLIAPMLERFMATDRAFAKARRADGTSDTAIG, from the coding sequence ATGACGAAGCTGAAGCTCGGTCCCATCGCAGACGATAAGCCCGTGAAGGTCACGCTGGAACTGCCGGCGCACCTGCACCGCGACCTTACCGCCTATGCCGATGTGCTCGCTCGCGAGAGCGGCCAGCCCGCCGCCGATCCCACACGGCTGATCGCGCCCATGCTCGAACGGTTTATGGCGACCGATCGCGCCTTCGCGAAGGCGCGGCGCGCCGACGGCACGTCCGACACTGCGATCGGCTGA